The Buteo buteo chromosome 1, bButBut1.hap1.1, whole genome shotgun sequence sequence GTCCAGGATTATCCACCAGGCACTGATGCAGTGAGTCTTTCTGCTCCTATCTAAGGCTTCCCAGGCATACAAGCCTCTGGGTTTTGCTAAGGTCATAGGAATAATACCAATGGAGGGCAGTTTCACCATGACAGGTTGGCCCACATATGTCCCCAGTGGGAACTGGCGTCTCTGATCCTCTGGTATAAAGTCATTGCCCCTTAATGGTACTGTAGGACAAAATGCTTGAATTTTTGGACTTCCGTAATTCCCCATCTGCTGATAAAGAGCCTTATATACACATTCCTGTGGGTCCAAGACAAATAAGTTCAGAATTCTTAATTGATATAGGAGCCCAAATTAGTGTTTTAAATGAAccaaattttaacattttaaattaatttccccattAACAGTAAAAACTGCCTGTGGTAATCATGTGTCTCACGCCATAACTGGGACATCAGCATGTTTTTTGATCAAGCCATTGGTTTGCTCAACTATACCATTAGCTTGGGGGTAATATGGTTGTGTGAAACACCCATCTGATGCCTTCTCCTCACGTCCAGTCTTGCATCACTGTGGCTGTAAAATGCGACCCATTATTACTTTGAATACATTTGGGAATAGGTAGAATACCAAACCATTCTCGTAAAACCTGGACTGTCTGGTGTCCAGTAGCTGTGCCAACAGCCGTCGCCATAGACAATCGTAATACTACCTGCTCTCTTACCAAAACGTATTTCCTCCCATGGGATGGTTTCAGAGGACCAATGTAATCAATCTGCCACGTGCTCCAAAGAGCCTTGCCTTGTCTGATATGCTGGGCCAGGGCTCAATTTGGGTGATTAGCCTTAAGCCTTATTCAGCATTGTGGGCAAGCTGTACGAATTGCTTCACAGGTTTTCATAGACACTGGCCAACCCCAAGGTAGGCATTCGTAATACAGATCTGCTTTCCCTGAGTGGCCTCACTTGATATGGTACCATTCAGCTAGTCTATCCCAATCTTCCCTCTCACTGGTGACCATCCTGATTTGGGCCAGGTGGTCCACCTGCTGATTCCATTTTGCAGCTGGGGTTCTATCCCAAGCATGTCCCTTCACCCATCCCACCTTTAAAGATCGGGATCTCCCTATTGCTAGGAGACGTTGCCAGTCCTCTGTCCTCCACACTTTCGCATGACCTACTTCCCACTTACTAGATTCCCACTGACATATCCACTCTGTAGCACCCTTAAAGGTTGTGTAAGAGTCAGTGTAGACGATGGTAGCACCATTCTCTATGGCCAGTAATAAAGCCCGTAGTTCTCCTACTTGTGCACTACCTTCACCCTCTTCTTTGACTTTCTTCCCAGTACCAATCTCCAATGCCACTGCTTTATATTGCCATTTTGATCCCACTCGATGGGCAGATGCATCAGTGAACCACACTCCTTGCATATCTGAGCCTGCCACGAATTCGGGTCCCTCCTCAATTGGAGAAGGTTTATAAAGTCAACACAACAAGGTTGGATCAGGGTTTACAGGTTGCTGTAGTTTGAAAACCTTAACCAGACTCTCCTTTAGTGGGAGCAATTGGGAGCAATTGGTTTATCCCTTCTAGGTATGCATACCATTTTAGTGTACCTGGCACATCTCGATTGGTCAGCTCAattttcaacctgcagcctctagggtttgggttttttttcctctcctccctggctGGAGAGTTTGGTTTCCTGTTGGGCAGGGGGGCGCGGGATGTACTGCTACACCTGCCCTTTACAAGGCTTGTGATGAAGGTgaaggcagagagggaaaaaaaaaataaaaatcatattttcctTAAAGAGTGAAGCTGGGGGAGATTTGTAGGGATCAAAAATCCTTTAGCATCTCCCAGAGAGTAGTGGACAGAGGGTGGATGTAACCTCTGCCCTTTGGACGGAGAGCATATCGCTAACAGGCAGGCGTGCTCGCCCACGGAGAGGACTTGGCCAACCCACGACCCAATCAGGTTTTTAATCGCAGGCAGGTGGGAATTCATGCTCAGGGTCCGTGGGGGAGCATGTCTCTGCAACGCAGGAGGTGGGCTGGTGCCAGGCAGCCCAAAATCCCCATGGCTTTATGCTCAGAAAAGTAGGACTGGCCAGCAGCCCCGGACGGCCACCCGGGCCCACGGCAGCAGGGGCAACTCTGCACTTGGCCTGCAGCCACCACCTGCCTGTGAGAAGCCCCAGCGCCCCACAACTGGGGTGGTTTACTCGGTGTGTGAAACGCCAatatacacacagagcagaggtattttatgccaattcctgtttGCGCAAAGATGGGGGCTAGGTAGTAACCCACAAAGCTAGCATACCTCATACCTAAAGGGGCAAGCAATTTATACGGTTCAGTTATATATTcaatttccaaagttcttccccaaaactgtTACTGGTAGTCGCTTATCTAGTACAGTTTCTATTGGGTTAAAGTTTCCCCGCTTTGAATTAAAAGtagtgttcttttattctacagtgCATGCTCAAGGAGGGGGGGTAAGTCTTTTGGTCTTGAATTGAGTCGGTGGTCTTGATCTCACCCTgccacctttacctttcctccggttatcaaagatttttgctgacttcgTGCCTATTAACAATTTTTCAACTTTTCAGGgcctcctggggtaggatgttcccttcttatcagtcttttatttcttcttcagggGCACAGTCAttagcaaggcatgccttgtGTATACAGAGGATAtcttatttcacaagacctTTGTGGTCTTCTTAAGTACATCACTTGTGAAGTACATCAGGAGCAGAAGTCACTTTTCCAAATTTTACAACTTGGATGAGCAACACAAACTCCTCCTATGtatatttaaaagctttctaaaaGCTGAGCAAATAACAAAATACTAGTGAAATATCTTTCTCTGCAGCGGCCACAGGGAAATCTCAGCTGCACCAGGGGCTGCTGAGATGGACggagagggagaaggatggGTGCTCTCAGGTGGTGCAAGAGTGACACACACGGAGGCAGGAAAGCAAACTCTGCTGTTTACTCATGAGATTACTCAAGGAAGGGAGAATCAACCATAATCTAGGCAAGCACCCCATGGTGCATTTTGCAACAGCCAGGGTAGCAGCAACTCCTGCccgcagcagctctgcagggtgcAGCGAGGATGGCGGCATCTGTAACGGGATGGGAAAGGAGGGTCAGGTAGCAGGGCCATGCCTCGCCACACTGTGTGTGTCCCTCTagtcctgcccccctccccccaatcCTGCATGAGGTTCCCAGCATCATTTTGCTGCAGGACAGGTCACTCTTGTCACCTGTCCGTGGCCGTTCGCCCACTACAGCAACCCTGTGCCTTCCATCAGGCATTGGCAGGAGAGACTCCAGGAACCCACTTGGCTCTCTGCAGTAGTGGCTTTCTAAACCAGCACCAGCACACCCAGCTTACCAGAATATGCGTAGCTCCTTCCTCCGGTTGATGTCTCTCTTAATTTGGCAAACAGAGCACAGGGGGCAGCACAGAGTGACACAGAAGTCAGAGCAAATGGACCCCTGTTAGGAAGAAGTCGGTTAGGGACATAGGTTTCCCAAAAGGCACGTTTCAGTCAAGAAAAGGTTAATCACATTCCACTTAGTGCGCCCTTTGTTTCCTGGCTGGCTGAAGCATCCTAAGTAGCAGACACTAAAAACCAGAGGTTTTGGTACTTGGGAGGCTGGAGTATCCCCGACACTATGGAAAGTAAGGAGGGAGCCCTTTTGGCAGGCTGCACATAGCTACTTATCTTTCATCTTCTGAGATTAAGACTTGGGGGGGGAAACCAAATACAGAAAGAGACAGTTTGGGAAAACTGGACTTGGGCCCCCATGGTTTGCGCTGGGGATGGCACTAAGCCCTGGTGGGAAGAAACCATTTCACATATGTACTGTATGCGAATAACCACCTTTCTCCTGCATCTGATTATGGATCTTTATCTATGTAACCGACTTAATCTATTCTTTAGTCTGCCCACAATGATCTCAAATCTTTCCCATCTTTCAAAGATTGGGGATGGCAATGGGAAGCAGCAGCCGAGGCTCTGTGAGCCACAGCGGTCAGTGGCAGCTGAAGGCAGGACATGTGCCCCCTGCGAAGGGTGCTGGGAAGGAGCTGTTTCTGGTTAATGTGCGTTGTTGGACACCAGCCCAGGGATCAGCATGTCCAAGGGCATCCCAACCCCTGTCCTGTGCTCCTGCCATCATGCAGGatacaaaagtgaaaaaaagggTGAGCAGAGAGCGCTGCTGCCCTGTGCTCATCCCTGATACACAGAGTGAGGTGCCTCGGGGTCACCTTGTCTTTCAGCCTTGCAGCATGGTGAGGGGGCAGGTTAACCACTGACCGGGATGTTGTATCTGGTGCGGTAGAGGGTCCTCATGGCCACACTGGTCCCGCAGAGGCAACACTCGTTCATGTCCCCAGCCACTTGGCAGGCGAGGCAGGGGAAGCAGAATGCCccgcagcagcctggcaggggGAGAAACACAGCAGTGGGTGAGGCTCTGCCTACCCACCCAGCACCGCCGGCATTGGGGGAGGAACTGGGAGGACAAGGCTACATGGCTGTAGCTATTGCACCACCGACCCGAGCGGCAGGGGCAAGAAAAGTGTCCCAAAGAGGGCATGGGATTGACCGCAGCATGTCACTGCTGACAGCCGAGACACGGGACCACCCAAGGCACTCACAGACGCTGCAGTCGCTGCAACAGTCCATCAGCCCTGTCTGCCACATGCTGCTAGAGACAACGGGCACAGCCATGCCGAACTGCGGCTGGATCGTCACAACAGATGGGGTGGCCATTCCTAGTTGCTCTTCTGAAAGAGATGGGAGGGGAACGGGACAGTTAGTGACAGAAATGTGGTTGGTCTGATCCCCCAACTGAGCTCATCACCATTGCTCTTCAGCAGGTGGTCTTTCGCCCAGctcccttgctgctgctggaggtgacAAAGTGTAACCAAATCTTACCTGCATTTGTGTCTTTTCAAggtttttgcattttctgccattttgtCCAGCCTTCAAAATAGCATCAGGCCATTGATGTTCCCCACTCCACCCCAGAAAGGCTTCGCTAGCGCTTACACACAGTTCACCAACTTCCCttgtgccaggcagggctgggcggTGAACCTAGGCTAAAGCCAGTGACTTGGGCATTTAGGTTGTTGAACTTGGCATATTTTACACAAGATTACTTTGGCATGCGGACAAAGCATGCAGGAAGCAGCTGTGGTCTTGCATTTCCTTGTAATTCCAGGCTCCATGCAAGTGAGATACTGTAGAAAACTAGTATCTCTGGTTTCTTGTCATAGAGAGCCAGAAAGGCAGAAACTCAACACTATGTCCCAAGTCTGAACCCCAGTCCTTGCCTTCCTACAGCTAAGCAGTCAAGTGAACCTTGAAAACCAGTAAAGCCTCAggtctaaaaaaaaaccccaaaatctcTGTGCTCCTCCTATTCACCCAGCCAAGCAAAAGACAGCACAAAAC is a genomic window containing:
- the PLAC8 gene encoding placenta-specific gene 8 protein isoform X2, with the translated sequence MATPSVVTIQPQFGMAVPVVSSSMWQTGLMDCCSDCSVCCCGAFCFPCLACQVAGDMNECCLCGTSVAMRTLYRTRYNIPGSICSDFCVTLCCPLCSVCQIKRDINRRKELRIF
- the PLAC8 gene encoding placenta-specific gene 8 protein isoform X1 gives rise to the protein MATPSVVTIQPQFGMAVPVVSSSMWQTGLMDCCSDCSVCCCGAFCFPCLACQVAGDMNECCLCGTSVAMRTLYRTRYNIPGSICSDFCVTLCCPLCSVCQIKRDINRRKELRIFW